One Accipiter gentilis chromosome 11, bAccGen1.1, whole genome shotgun sequence DNA window includes the following coding sequences:
- the SMKR1 gene encoding small lysine-rich protein 1 yields the protein MAAKSSKPKRGKGKSSKKKAKKVVKEVDILSPAAMLNAYYICHNAAACLELRGFPWPGSPKKKGKKKSSRVAGKQRT from the exons ATG GCAGCTAAAAGTAGCAAACCCAAGCGTGGCAAAGGCAAAAGctccaaaaagaaagcaaagaaggtggTGAAGGAAGTGGATATCCTCAGCCCAGCTGCCATGCTCAACGCTTACTACATCTGTCAcaatgctgctgcctgcctggaaCTCCGGGGCTTTCCCTGGCCTGGGTCCCccaaaaagaaggggaagaaaaaaagtagccGGGTGGCTGGAAAGCAAAGGACTTAG